TCGGGGGCGAAGGTGCAGGCCTTACTTGTTTCGACTAAGGCCCATCCGCGCGCGTTGGCTGCTGCCAAGAAGGCAGGGGTGGACATTTTGGACGCGGCCAGGCTGACTAAGCGGTCGCAGCTGCGAGCCCTCGTTGCCGAGGCAGCAAACAAAGCCGGGGTGTGGGTAGATGGCATTGTCGGTACCGGCGGTAGTGGGCCACTCCGAGGAACTGCCGCCACCGTCGTGGGGCAACTGGTGTCACTACGAGATTCCAGTCCTGACGAACCAGTGGTGGTAGCAGTCGACGTTCCTTCCGGGCTAGGTGGCGAGGACGGAAAGGTAGCCGGCCCTCACCTTACTGCTGACGTCACGGTAACCATGGGCGCAATGAAGAATCCTGCCCTTTTGCCGCCTGCATGCAACTCTTTCGGCTCTATCGAGGTAGTGGAACTGGGGCCGGTCGAAGCTCCCGTGTCCGCATGCCGACTGACCGCGGCTGACGTGGCCGACCTCTGGAAGGTACCAGGGAGGGCGGATCACAAGTACACCCGCGGGGTGGTGGAAGTGGTGGCCGGCTCCGACTCGTATCCGGCTACGGGGATTATTTGTGCTCGAGCGGCCGCGCGCACTGGGGCCGGCATGGTTCGCGTGAATATTCCCGCGGCTGCTTCGGCCTCGCTTTTTGCGGTACTGCCGGAAGCGGTGCCGGTAAGCGGGAGGTCGCAGGCCGTGGTGGTTGGTCCCGGCCTCGATCCGAAAGATGAGGGCAGGGTAGACGAGATGGTTCGTGCTGCCACTAAGGCGATTTTGCGGTCCCTGCCGGTGGTTGTGGATGCTGGTGGCATTTCGATTATTGATCGTATTTTGGCGCGGCTACCTGAGCGGGCAGAGTCCATGGGGTCTTCGCCCGTGCGACGAGTGCGGAAATTCGCCCCGAATGTGGTTCTTACTCCGCACGCGGGTGAGGCTGCGCAACTAGCTACCCGTTTGGGTTTTAGCGAGGCTTCTGGTGGGGTGGCCAGGTCGGATATTGAGGCGGCACCCGCAAAATGGGCAGGTCTGTTAGCGGAGAAGACGGGTGCGACCGTTCTGCTAAAGGGGGCCGTGAGCGTTGTGTGTGGTCCCGAGGGCGATACCTTCACCCAAGCGGAAGCGCCAGGGTGGACTGCTACTGCGGGGGCTGGTGATGCGCTTGCGGGGATCCTTGGGGCGGTGCTCGCGATGGAGCAGGCGCAGGCTGAGGCTGATGGGCATTCGCTTTCTGCGTCGGAGACGGCTGCTGGTGCTGCAGCGGGCACATGGGTGCATTCGATTGCGGCGCGGCTAGCGGCGGGATTGGGCGCAGGCCCGGAGCTGGGACGCAAGAAGAAGGTGGGGCATCCAATTCTTGCTTCAGATATCGTGCAGCAGATTCCGGCTGCGATAGAACTAGCCCTGCGCTAGTGGAGTGTACGTTCACTTAGTTTGCGGTTTCGTGTGGAGTGTACGTTCACTAAACAGATTGGAAGTAACTGGGCAATTTCTTGGTAATAAATGCCTCTAACCTGCGCGAAAAGAGAATGTGTGCAGGAAGGTCAGGAAGAGCGCCTAGACAGTGGCACAATGGGAGTCATGACTCAGCACCTTTACGACACCTATGGCGGAGTAGCTCTGATCGATACTGCGGCGATTGCCGCCAACGTGCGCCAGCTACGGGCAGCTGCGCCAGATAGTGAGCACATGGTAATCGTGAAGGCGAACGCGTACGGCCACGGGTTGGCCTTAGTGGCGCGCGCGGCAATCCAGGCGGGGACAACCTGGTTTGGTGCGGCACAGCTAACCGAGGCGATGCAGATACGAAAAATTGTGGGCAAGCGGCCGCGCATATTTTCGTGGATTTTCCTACCAGGATCCCCGATTGAAGAGGCCGTAGAAGCAGACATTGATTTGTCAGTTTCTGATTTTTGGGCATTAGATCGGCTAGAAGAGGCAGCCGAAAAAACCTCGAAGATAGTGAACGTACACTTAAAAATCGATACGGGAATGTCCCGTGCCGGAGCCACCGCCCGCACCTGGCCCGCCCTCTGCGAAGCTGCGTTCCGCCTAGAAAAGGCGGGGAAAATCCGGGTCGTGGCAGTCTGGTCGCACCTCTCGCGGGCCGACGAGGTTTCAGCGGAAGGCAAGGCGCAGACGAAACGTGCGGGCCAAGAGTTTGCCGCCGCCCTCGCCGTGGCGAAAGAGGCCGGCTTGAATCCCGAGCTTTCCCATCTGTCTGCAACTGCGGCTACGCTGTGGCACCCGGAGCTACATACGCCGATGGTGCGTGACGGGATTGGGGTTTATGGGCTCAGCCCAGATGAGCGCGTGCAAACCAACTCTGACCTGGCGTTGCGGCCAGCCATGCGCCTGCAGGCAGGCTTGACGGTGGTTAAAAAAGTCGAGGCGGGGCGCCCGGTTTCTTACGGGGGGACGTGGGTTACGCCTTCGCAGCGGTGGCTCGCCGTCGCCCCGCTTGGGTACGGTGACGGGATTGCGCGTGCCTGCGATGGGGCGCGGGTGCGGATTAAGACAAAGGATAGGGCATTCGACGCGCCGATTGTGGGCCGAATCTGCATGGATCAGGTCGTTCTTGATTTGGGCGAGGGCGAACACGCCCCAGCGGAAGTCGGCGACGATGCCATCTTCTTCGGCGACGGTTCGGATGGGGAGCCAACAGCGCGGGACTGGGCTAATTGGACTAACACAATAAACTATGAGGTGGTGACGCGGGTTGGCGCCCGTGTACCCCGTATTGACGTCAAAGGTAGGCAAGATGGTGACGAATAATTTGCAGATAGAGGTCGCAGAACCCGACGAGACCAGGCGCGTTGGCGAACGGTTGGCGAAGTTGCTTGGGCCTGGTGATTTGGTGATGCTCTCTGGGGAATTGGGCGCTGGTAAGACCACGTTTACGCAGGGTATTGGCAAGGGGATGGGCGTGCACGGCAACGTTTCGTCTCCCACTTTCATCGTGGCTCGGGTGCATCCTCCCGAGGGCGGTAGCGTTCCTTTGATTCATGCGGACGCCTACCGTATCGAGGACGCAGAGGATCTAGAGACTCTTGACTTGGAGTCGTCGCTGAGTGAGTCCGTGACCGTTATCGAATGGGGCAAGGGGAAGACCGAGGGGCTTTCCGAGGACCGGCTTGAGGTCGACATTATTCGGCCAACTGGCGGGACGGCGCAGGTTGACGCTGATGGCACGGTGGATCTGACACAGATGGACGATGGTAAGCGGACGCTGCGTCTGACAGGACACGGCCAGCGGTGGGCGAATATTGACCTGCGGCAGCTGGGGGAGGACCTGTCTAGGGTATTCCCAGCTACCGGTGAGATCCCGGTTGGCCAGGCAGATTGTCACAATGGAGTAGTGAAGGACTAGGGTTGACCCGTGCGGTTTTTGTGTATTGACACCTCGGCTGGAGCCGGTGTCGGACTAGTAGATATTGATCAGTCTGTCGAGGTCTTGGCGAAGGAGGTCATTGCCGATCAGCGGCGACACGCGGAAGCTCTGAATGAGCTGATTCGACGTGTCGTGAAGCAGGGCAGTGGCAAGGAATTGGCCGAGGCTGGAATCGAGACTATTGCCGTTGGAACTGGTCCCGCACCATTTACTGGGTTACGTGCAGGTTTGGTGTCGGCGCGAGTAATCGGCGAGGTGCTTGACGCTCGGGTGCTCGGCATTTGCAGCTTGGACGTATTAGCTAGGCAGGCGTTGGATCAGGTGCGCGATCGGAAGGTTCTGGTGGCCACCGATGGCAAGCGCAAAGAGGTCTACGCCGGGCTTTACGAAGCTGCTGGCCCAGATGATGTGACAGCGTTGTGGGGGCCTGAGGTTGGTCCAGCTGAGTCGTTCTTCAACAAGTCCCGTGGTGAAGATCCTTTCATCGTTGGTGCGGGTGCTGAACTATACCCTGAGGCGTTGCCCCCGTCCGCACAGCTGGCTGACACGTTGGACCCGGTAGTTATGGCCCGCATCGGCGCGGCAAGGCTGGCACGTGAGGCCGGTGGCGAGGAGGTCGACTTCTCTTCTGAGCCGCTTTACCTGCGTAGGCCGGATATTCACCCGGGCGTAGCGGCTAAGGTGGCTGCTGCACAGAAGGGCCGCCTCGGCCTCTTAAATGAGTGAACGTACACTCCACGCCGAAGCGCCGGCGGGCGAGTTTCACCTGGTAAAGCTCGGCCCGCAGTGGGTCGAGCAGATTGCCTCGCTGGAGTCTGCCTTATTTGGGGGAGAGGCGTGGAATAAGCAGACCCTGGTTGCGGAACTAAGCCGTCCCGATCGTGAATATGTGGGGGCGCTGGCCGGGCAGGACTCTAGCGTCCTGTTGGGGTATGGGGGCGCCCGCTACGCTGGAGACCAGGCCGATGTGATGACGGTTGCCACGATTCCGGAGGCTAGAAGACGCGGAATTGCTTCAGCGATTGTGGCGTGGATAGATGAGGCGTCGCGGCGGCGGTCGGCAAGTTCGATTTTCCTGGAAGTACGTTCGAAGAACTTAGCTGCACAACGAATTTATAAGAGGGCGGGCTATGAAGCCCTCGGCAGGATCAAGCGCTACTACCGGCTCCCACCGGACGATGCGGTGCGGATGGGTAAAAAGTTGTAACTTTGCCGGGCAAGTTCAAGGTGTCGGCCGGGCGGAGTATGGGTCCGCCCTCGAGAAAGCCTGGTAGCGCAAAATAGCTAAAAAGTAGTTTACGTAACACTTTCGTTGTCAAAAGGTTCACATGTGGAGGTCGAGCAAGGGCTCCGCTGACTGCTTGTGTCAGAAAAATGGGTCGACTTTGTTTCGGTAAAACTCCCTAAAATCCGTGGTTATAGCCCTAATGAAGGTTTTTAGAGAGCGTGAGAGAAAAGTTTAGGACCTAGATCTACTCTCCGTGTCAGGTCGTGAGACTAGGCTAAAAAACGTGGCGAATTCAAATGTGACGACCAAGAAGAGACATGCGTGGAACACCACCGTCTTCATGAAGCAGGCGATGGCGATTTCCGGCCTCTTCTTTGTCTTTTTTCTGGTATTTCATTCATACGGGAACCTAAAGGCGTTTGGCGGTGCGGCCGCGTACAACGGTTACGCTCATCACCTGCGGGAATTCCTGGTCCCGATCCTGCCTCACGAAGGTCTCCTCTGGATCTTGCGCGTGATCATGGTTGTGCTCATTGTTGTGCACATGGTGTCCGCGCTCTATCTGTGGCACCGCGGCGGCGCAGCTCGGGGAACCCGTTACGACGTGAAGAAGGCGGTGACAAACTCTTACGCGGCGCGCACAGTGCGAGTTGGCTCAATCCTGTTGATCTTCCTGATCATCTTCCACATCTTGCACTTCACAACAAAGACGTTCAAAGTGGGCAACAATGCGGCTTATGCCTCGCACACAATGGTGGTCGACGGTGAGAAGATTCCGGCTATGCCCTTTGACATGATGCTAACCACCTTCTCGAATTGGTGGATGGTGTTGGTATACATCGTGTTCGTCTCCATCATTGGCCTGCATATTGCACACGGCTTCTGGTCGGCTTTCCAAACTATGGGGTGGATGCGCGAAAACACTCGCAAGCCTATGACTGTGCTGTCTGGGCTTATTGGTTTTGCCATCTGGTTCATGTTTGTGCTGCCGCCCCTTGCAATCGCGCTGGGCGTTATTAAGTAGGGAATGATCATGAGCGAACTTATTTCAGGACTTTATTACGAGGGCGACAAGATCGCTGATACCAAGGCGCCGCTGGACGTTCCCATCGAGAAATGCTGGGAGACCCGCAAGTTTACGGCCAAGCTAGTGAACCCGGCGAACCGTCGTAAGCTGAAGATTATCGTCGTTGGTACCGGGCTGGCAGGCGGCGCAGCAGCTGCTTCGCTTGGCGAGATGGGCTATCACGTTGACGTGTTCTTCTACCAGGATTCGGCACGTCGAGCACACTCTATTGCTGCGCAGGGCGGAATTAACGCGGCAAAGGATTACCGCAACGACAACGACTCGGTTTACCGCCTCTTTTACGACACCGTCAAGGGCGGGGATTACCGCGCTCGTGAAACTAACGTGTACAGGCTGGCCGAGGTTAGTGCGAACATCATTGACCAGTGTGTTGCGCAGGGCGTGCCGTTTGCGCGTGAGTATGGCGGACTGCTTGACAACCGTTCCTTCGGTGGTGTGCAGGTATCGCGTACGTTCTACGCTCGCGGGCAAACTGGCCAGCAGCTGCTGATTGGCGCATATCAGGCGTTGGAGCGGCAGGTGAAGGCCGGGACGGTTACCGAGCATTCGCGCCATGAGATGGTCGAGCTAATCCTGAAGGATGGCCACGCCAAAGGCATTATCGCCCGAGACATGACTACTGGGAAGCTCGAGGCACACACTGCCCACTGCGTGGTGCTTTGCACCGGCGGCTATGGCAACGTGTTCTTCCTGTCTACTAATGCCATGGGGTGCAACGCTACGGCGGCTTGGAGGGCCTACCGTAAGGGTGCGTACTTCGCTAATCCCTGCTACACGCAGATTCACCCGACTTGCATTCCGCAGCATGGCGATCAGCAGTCGAAGCTGACGTTGATGTCCGAGTCGCTCCGTAACGACGGCCGTATTTGGGTTCCGAAGAAGGCTGAAGACTGCGAAAAGGATCCGCGCGATATTCCCGAGGAAGATCGCGACTACTACCTGGAGCGCATCTATCCTTCCTTCGGTAACTTGGTGCCGCGTGACATTGCTTCGCGACAGGCCAAGAACATGTGTGACGAGGGTAGGGGAGTCGGTCCCGCGCTAGCCGAGGTCGGTCCCGACGGCGAAGAACGCATGGTGCGCCGTGGCGTGTACCTTGATTTCGCTGATGCAATCGAGCGCATGGGTAAGGACGCTGTTTCGGCCAAGTACGGCAACCTGTTCGAAATGTATGAGCGCATTACTGACGATGACCCGTACGAAGTGCCGATGCGTATTTACCCGGCCTCGCACTACACGATGGGTGGCTTGTGGGTTGACTACGATCTTCAGTCCACCATTCCCGGCCTCTACGTTGGTGGGGAAGCGAACTTCAGTGACCACGGCGCGAACCGGCTCGGTGCGTCTGCGCTAATGCAGGGGCTTTCCGACGGTTACTTCGTGCTGCCAAACACGGTCAATGACTACTTGGCTGACAAGTTGGCGGAGTCCGTGCTGGATCAGGACGACCCGGATGTGCAGGCCGCCCTCCAGAGTGCGCAGGAGCGGATAGACCGCTTCATGAGCATTGGCGGGTCGCGGTCAGTGGATTCCTTCCATAAGGAACTTGGCAGGATCATGTGGGACTACTGCGGCATGTACCGCACCCATGATGGTCTGTTGGGGGCAATCGAGAAGATTCGCGCTCTTAGGAAAGAGTTCTGGTCGAACGTGCGTGTGCCGGGTAAATCGATTGGCGAGATGAACCAGTCGCTTGAGCGTGCCGGCCGTGTCGCCGACTTCTTGGAACTGGGCGAGCTGATGTGTATTGATGCTTTGCACCGCAATGAGTCTTGTGGTGGCCACTTCCGTGGCGAATCTCAGACTGAAGAGGGCGAGGCGTTGCGTGACGACAAGAACTACCTGTATGTGGCTGCGTGGGAATACACGGGTGAGGACAAACCTCCGGTCTTGCATAAGGAAGATCTGATCTATAACAACATCGAGCTGAAGCAGCGGAGTTACAAGTGAAAATTAAACTGCGTATCTGGCGCCAGGCTGGCCCTGAGGCTGATGGCGTAATGAAGGAATACGAGCTCGTTGGGGTGCAAGAAGATACGAGCTTTCTAGAGATGCTGGACATCTTGAACGAGGAGTTGTTTGCCAAGGGCGAGGACCCGGTAGCGTTCGACTCTGATTGCCGCGAAGGCATTTGCGGTATGTGTGGTTTGGTCATCAATGGTGTGCCGCACGGCAATGATGGTGCCTCCCCGAAGGGGAATACTCCTACTTGTCAGTTGCACATGCGTTCGTTCAAGGATGGCGACACGATCACGATCGAGCCGTGGCGGTCTAAGGCTTTCCCGGTCATTAAGGACCTGGTGGTAAATAGGAGCGCTTTGGATCGTATTATTCAGGCTGGCGGCTACATTTCCGTCAATACTGGTGCTGCTCCTGACGCGCACGCTACTCCGGTTCCTAAAGAGGATGCGGATCGCGCGTTCGAGGCTGCGAATTGCATTGGTTGCGGTGCTTGTGTGGCTGCTTGCCCGAACGGGTCGGCAATGTTGTTTACCTCTGCGAAGGTGACACATTTGGGCCTGTTGCCGCAGGGCAAGCCCGAGAACTTGATGCGTGTGAAGAACATGTTGTTGCAGCATGACGCCGAGGGCTTTGGCGGGTGCACTAACTTTGGTGAATGCGCTGCGGTCTGCCCGAAGCAGATTCCTTTGGAGACGATTTCGGTGTTGAATCGTCAGCTTGGGAAGGCTGTTCTCAAGGGCATGTAGTTTCCTTGGATTAGGGCCCTGGGAGGGAAACCTCTCAGGGCCCTTTTTGCTGCTCCCCTCTGAGTAAAGGAGTGAACGTACACTCCGTTTTGGGGCATGGATTCGTCTGTGGGGGAGTGAACGTACACTTAACTTCGCGCACGCCCTCGGAGCGCGTAGGATGAAAAGGTGACTGCTCAACCACTAATTCTTGGTATTGAATCGACTTGTGACGAGACAGGCGTAGCCCTAGTACGAGGCCGGGAACTTCTTGCCGACGTGACCGCGACAAGCATGGACCAGCATGCCCGCTACGGTGGCATTATTCCTGAAATTGCCTCGCGCGCTCACTTGGAGTCCTTCCTCCCAACGATGAAGGCGGCTCTTGATAAGGCCGGTGTCAGCCTCAGTGAGGTTGACGCAATCGCGTGCGCTGCAGGGCCTGGGCTGGTTGGTTCTCTGACTGTTGGTATTTCAGCGGCTAAGGCACTCGCGGCAAGTCTAGATAAGCCGCTATACGGCGTGAACCACGTAATTGGGCACCTGGCGGTTGATGAGCTCGTAGACGGGCCTTTCCCAGATCACTTCGTTGGACTGATAGTTTCGGG
The genomic region above belongs to Winkia neuii and contains:
- the tsaB gene encoding tRNA (adenosine(37)-N6)-threonylcarbamoyltransferase complex dimerization subunit type 1 TsaB, whose amino-acid sequence is MCIDTSAGAGVGLVDIDQSVEVLAKEVIADQRRHAEALNELIRRVVKQGSGKELAEAGIETIAVGTGPAPFTGLRAGLVSARVIGEVLDARVLGICSLDVLARQALDQVRDRKVLVATDGKRKEVYAGLYEAAGPDDVTALWGPEVGPAESFFNKSRGEDPFIVGAGAELYPEALPPSAQLADTLDPVVMARIGAARLAREAGGEEVDFSSEPLYLRRPDIHPGVAAKVAAAQKGRLGLLNE
- a CDS encoding succinate dehydrogenase cytochrome b subunit, which gives rise to MANSNVTTKKRHAWNTTVFMKQAMAISGLFFVFFLVFHSYGNLKAFGGAAAYNGYAHHLREFLVPILPHEGLLWILRVIMVVLIVVHMVSALYLWHRGGAARGTRYDVKKAVTNSYAARTVRVGSILLIFLIIFHILHFTTKTFKVGNNAAYASHTMVVDGEKIPAMPFDMMLTTFSNWWMVLVYIVFVSIIGLHIAHGFWSAFQTMGWMRENTRKPMTVLSGLIGFAIWFMFVLPPLAIALGVIK
- the alr gene encoding alanine racemase — protein: MTQHLYDTYGGVALIDTAAIAANVRQLRAAAPDSEHMVIVKANAYGHGLALVARAAIQAGTTWFGAAQLTEAMQIRKIVGKRPRIFSWIFLPGSPIEEAVEADIDLSVSDFWALDRLEEAAEKTSKIVNVHLKIDTGMSRAGATARTWPALCEAAFRLEKAGKIRVVAVWSHLSRADEVSAEGKAQTKRAGQEFAAALAVAKEAGLNPELSHLSATAATLWHPELHTPMVRDGIGVYGLSPDERVQTNSDLALRPAMRLQAGLTVVKKVEAGRPVSYGGTWVTPSQRWLAVAPLGYGDGIARACDGARVRIKTKDRAFDAPIVGRICMDQVVLDLGEGEHAPAEVGDDAIFFGDGSDGEPTARDWANWTNTINYEVVTRVGARVPRIDVKGRQDGDE
- the rimI gene encoding ribosomal protein S18-alanine N-acetyltransferase, producing MSERTLHAEAPAGEFHLVKLGPQWVEQIASLESALFGGEAWNKQTLVAELSRPDREYVGALAGQDSSVLLGYGGARYAGDQADVMTVATIPEARRRGIASAIVAWIDEASRRRSASSIFLEVRSKNLAAQRIYKRAGYEALGRIKRYYRLPPDDAVRMGKKL
- the tsaE gene encoding tRNA (adenosine(37)-N6)-threonylcarbamoyltransferase complex ATPase subunit type 1 TsaE, coding for MVTNNLQIEVAEPDETRRVGERLAKLLGPGDLVMLSGELGAGKTTFTQGIGKGMGVHGNVSSPTFIVARVHPPEGGSVPLIHADAYRIEDAEDLETLDLESSLSESVTVIEWGKGKTEGLSEDRLEVDIIRPTGGTAQVDADGTVDLTQMDDGKRTLRLTGHGQRWANIDLRQLGEDLSRVFPATGEIPVGQADCHNGVVKD
- a CDS encoding fumarate reductase/succinate dehydrogenase flavoprotein subunit — its product is MSELISGLYYEGDKIADTKAPLDVPIEKCWETRKFTAKLVNPANRRKLKIIVVGTGLAGGAAAASLGEMGYHVDVFFYQDSARRAHSIAAQGGINAAKDYRNDNDSVYRLFYDTVKGGDYRARETNVYRLAEVSANIIDQCVAQGVPFAREYGGLLDNRSFGGVQVSRTFYARGQTGQQLLIGAYQALERQVKAGTVTEHSRHEMVELILKDGHAKGIIARDMTTGKLEAHTAHCVVLCTGGYGNVFFLSTNAMGCNATAAWRAYRKGAYFANPCYTQIHPTCIPQHGDQQSKLTLMSESLRNDGRIWVPKKAEDCEKDPRDIPEEDRDYYLERIYPSFGNLVPRDIASRQAKNMCDEGRGVGPALAEVGPDGEERMVRRGVYLDFADAIERMGKDAVSAKYGNLFEMYERITDDDPYEVPMRIYPASHYTMGGLWVDYDLQSTIPGLYVGGEANFSDHGANRLGASALMQGLSDGYFVLPNTVNDYLADKLAESVLDQDDPDVQAALQSAQERIDRFMSIGGSRSVDSFHKELGRIMWDYCGMYRTHDGLLGAIEKIRALRKEFWSNVRVPGKSIGEMNQSLERAGRVADFLELGELMCIDALHRNESCGGHFRGESQTEEGEALRDDKNYLYVAAWEYTGEDKPPVLHKEDLIYNNIELKQRSYK
- a CDS encoding bifunctional ADP-dependent NAD(P)H-hydrate dehydratase/NAD(P)H-hydrate epimerase, which produces MLRAYASSDVRRAEGELVAAAPQDALMKQAADGVAAAVSDQLTLLGATVHGSTVLALVGGGDNGGDALYAAKYLADSGAKVQALLVSTKAHPRALAAAKKAGVDILDAARLTKRSQLRALVAEAANKAGVWVDGIVGTGGSGPLRGTAATVVGQLVSLRDSSPDEPVVVAVDVPSGLGGEDGKVAGPHLTADVTVTMGAMKNPALLPPACNSFGSIEVVELGPVEAPVSACRLTAADVADLWKVPGRADHKYTRGVVEVVAGSDSYPATGIICARAAARTGAGMVRVNIPAAASASLFAVLPEAVPVSGRSQAVVVGPGLDPKDEGRVDEMVRAATKAILRSLPVVVDAGGISIIDRILARLPERAESMGSSPVRRVRKFAPNVVLTPHAGEAAQLATRLGFSEASGGVARSDIEAAPAKWAGLLAEKTGATVLLKGAVSVVCGPEGDTFTQAEAPGWTATAGAGDALAGILGAVLAMEQAQAEADGHSLSASETAAGAAAGTWVHSIAARLAAGLGAGPELGRKKKVGHPILASDIVQQIPAAIELALR
- a CDS encoding succinate dehydrogenase/fumarate reductase iron-sulfur subunit, with product MKIKLRIWRQAGPEADGVMKEYELVGVQEDTSFLEMLDILNEELFAKGEDPVAFDSDCREGICGMCGLVINGVPHGNDGASPKGNTPTCQLHMRSFKDGDTITIEPWRSKAFPVIKDLVVNRSALDRIIQAGGYISVNTGAAPDAHATPVPKEDADRAFEAANCIGCGACVAACPNGSAMLFTSAKVTHLGLLPQGKPENLMRVKNMLLQHDAEGFGGCTNFGECAAVCPKQIPLETISVLNRQLGKAVLKGM